A window of Mucilaginibacter paludis DSM 18603 contains these coding sequences:
- a CDS encoding D-2-hydroxyacid dehydrogenase family protein, with protein MNSKIQIAVLDDYQQVATATADWSEVQRRAQVTIFHDHLFNETEVINRLLPFDVVCVMRERTPLNRNILSQLPNLKVIVSTGKRNASIDVQAAEEFNIRIMPTGYIGTGAPEMTWAMLMAITRHIPLEAANVRSGGWQTTIAADLTGKTLGIIGLGNIGAKMAVYAKAFDMNVIAWSQNLTEEKAAASGAKLVTKEELFSQADFVTIHLVLSDRSRGIVGEVDLNLMKPTAYFINTSRGPLADEQALIKVLEQKKIAGAALDVFETEPLPPGHPFRKLDNVLATPHIGYVTENTYKLFYEDTVKAILKWLDTVPENS; from the coding sequence ATGAATTCAAAAATACAAATAGCCGTATTAGACGACTATCAGCAGGTAGCGACAGCTACTGCCGATTGGAGCGAAGTACAGCGACGGGCACAGGTTACCATCTTTCATGATCACCTGTTTAATGAGACCGAGGTGATCAATCGCCTGTTGCCTTTTGATGTGGTTTGTGTGATGAGGGAGCGCACACCATTAAACAGGAACATTTTGAGCCAGTTGCCTAATTTAAAGGTGATTGTATCAACAGGTAAGCGCAATGCATCTATAGATGTACAGGCGGCAGAAGAATTTAATATCCGGATAATGCCTACCGGATACATTGGTACCGGCGCACCGGAAATGACCTGGGCCATGTTGATGGCTATTACCCGTCATATTCCCCTGGAGGCCGCTAATGTCCGGTCGGGGGGATGGCAAACTACTATTGCTGCCGATCTTACCGGCAAAACCCTCGGTATCATCGGGCTCGGAAATATCGGCGCAAAAATGGCTGTCTATGCCAAAGCGTTTGATATGAACGTGATAGCCTGGAGCCAAAACCTTACCGAAGAGAAAGCCGCGGCTTCCGGTGCTAAACTGGTAACTAAAGAGGAGCTTTTTAGCCAGGCTGATTTTGTAACCATTCACCTGGTTTTGAGTGATCGCAGCCGCGGTATTGTGGGTGAGGTGGACCTGAACCTGATGAAGCCAACGGCTTATTTTATCAATACTTCAAGAGGGCCTTTGGCCGATGAGCAGGCTCTGATTAAAGTATTGGAGCAAAAAAAGATAGCAGGCGCCGCACTGGATGTTTTTGAAACAGAACCGCTGCCGCCCGGGCATCCTTTCCGCAAACTGGATAATGTACTGGCAACGCCGCATATCG